A genome region from Sphingomonas anseongensis includes the following:
- the purT gene encoding formate-dependent phosphoribosylglycinamide formyltransferase, which produces MHIASLMLLGSGELGRELTIAAKRLGCRVIACDRYANAPAMQMADAFEVFPMLDRAALRAAVEKHRPDAIVPEIEAIDTATLADLESEGWRVIPSAKAVQLTMNRDGIRDFAARELGLATSQYRFAESREEAVAAAEAVGLPCVIKPVMSSSGKGQSTATTFAEVEQAWDYAVEKMRGDRPRIIVEEFIRFDSEITLLTVSTRDGVLYCAPIGHRQELGDYRESWQPAHVPKASLVSAQEQSKRVVEALGGHGIFGVEFFIRGEEAIFSELSPRPHDTGMVTLISQYPNEFELHVRAILGLPIPAIEVTGPSASAVILASKESDEFGYEGIGEALALGDTGKPVDLRIFAKPKTLKNRRMGVALARGSTVEEAVERAKAAAAKVAIRYTD; this is translated from the coding sequence ATGCATATTGCCAGCCTGATGCTTCTGGGCTCCGGCGAGCTTGGCCGCGAGCTGACCATCGCAGCCAAACGGCTCGGCTGCCGCGTTATCGCCTGCGACCGCTATGCCAATGCCCCCGCGATGCAGATGGCCGATGCGTTCGAGGTGTTCCCAATGCTCGACAGGGCGGCACTCAGGGCGGCGGTCGAAAAGCACCGGCCGGATGCAATCGTGCCGGAGATCGAGGCGATCGACACCGCCACCCTGGCGGATCTCGAGAGCGAAGGCTGGCGCGTCATCCCGTCCGCCAAGGCGGTGCAGCTGACGATGAACCGGGACGGCATCCGCGACTTCGCCGCTCGCGAGCTCGGGCTTGCGACTTCGCAATATCGCTTCGCCGAAAGCCGCGAGGAGGCGGTTGCGGCGGCCGAAGCGGTCGGCCTGCCGTGCGTGATCAAGCCGGTCATGTCGAGCTCGGGCAAGGGGCAGAGCACAGCCACGACCTTCGCCGAGGTCGAGCAAGCCTGGGACTATGCGGTCGAGAAGATGCGCGGCGACCGCCCTCGGATCATCGTCGAGGAATTCATTCGCTTCGACAGCGAGATCACGCTCCTGACTGTCTCGACCCGTGACGGCGTGCTCTATTGCGCTCCGATCGGGCACCGGCAGGAGCTCGGCGATTATCGCGAAAGCTGGCAGCCCGCCCATGTCCCGAAGGCATCGCTCGTCTCTGCGCAGGAGCAGTCGAAGCGCGTGGTCGAGGCGCTCGGCGGCCATGGCATTTTCGGCGTCGAATTCTTCATTCGCGGTGAAGAGGCGATCTTCTCCGAGCTTTCTCCCCGCCCGCACGACACCGGGATGGTCACGCTCATCTCGCAATATCCCAACGAATTCGAGCTTCACGTCCGGGCGATCCTGGGGCTTCCGATTCCTGCAATCGAGGTCACGGGCCCGTCCGCGTCCGCTGTCATTCTCGCCTCGAAGGAGAGCGATGAGTTCGGTTATGAGGGGATCGGCGAGGCACTTGCGCTCGGCGACACCGGAAAGCCGGTCGACCTTCGCATCTTCGCCAAGCCAAAGACGTTGAAGAACCGGCGCATGGGCGTTGCTCTCGCGCGCGGAAGCACAGTCGAGGAAGCTGTCGAACGAGCCAAGGCTGCCGCCGCGAAGGTCGCCATCCGCTACACGGATTGA
- the ykgO gene encoding type B 50S ribosomal protein L36, whose translation MKIRNSLKSLKGRHRDCRVIRRRGRVYVINKTNRRFKARQG comes from the coding sequence ATGAAAATTCGCAATTCCCTGAAGTCGCTGAAGGGCCGGCATCGCGATTGCCGAGTCATCCGCCGCCGCGGCCGAGTGTACGTCATCAACAAGACGAACCGCCGCTTCAAGGCTCGTCAGGGCTAA
- a CDS encoding M20/M25/M40 family metallo-hydrolase has translation MKSIKLMLAPLALLAAAAAPAPQAADPAAAQRVRADVEFLASDLLEGRDTGSKGYDIGASYVASQFRAIGLKPGGSDGGWFEPVPFRRTTHSAPPAASMTIGRDTVALTPSVDFAVRPSLTEQVRTVDAPLVFVGHGVSDARLAIDDYAGLDVRGKIAVAIEGTPGGLASEVSAHLNSYKQATAAAHGAAGLIEIASTGSRPNFNLLSYYDRPVIDWVDPSGKTKSQSTNLGLVAAISRSLADRIFATGGKNLPKILATANKPGAMKGFDLPARLKLSDKMEWKDLSSPEVIGVLPGTDPALKDQYVVLMGHLDHLGVKTAAKPGEDGIYNGALDNAAGVATMLEAARQFVASGKPPRRSVLFIANTGEEKGLRGADYFAAHPTVPSTSIVGLVDLDMPLLLYPFTDVIAFGAEHSTVAKTVAEAASAMGVAVSPDPMPEETIFVRSDHYRFVTRGVPAILLMTGFANGGAPIWKDFLSNAYHKPNDDLKQPILWDQGARYAELNYRISRALADADQRPLWYQGDYFGDTFAPGQPRAER, from the coding sequence ATGAAATCGATCAAGCTGATGCTCGCGCCGCTGGCGCTCCTCGCCGCGGCCGCAGCGCCGGCGCCCCAGGCCGCGGACCCTGCAGCGGCGCAGCGAGTCCGCGCCGACGTCGAGTTCCTTGCAAGCGATCTCCTGGAAGGCCGCGACACCGGGTCCAAGGGCTATGACATCGGCGCGTCGTACGTGGCCTCGCAGTTCCGGGCGATCGGGCTGAAGCCCGGCGGATCGGACGGCGGGTGGTTCGAGCCCGTTCCGTTCCGGCGGACCACCCATTCGGCGCCTCCGGCTGCGTCGATGACCATCGGCCGCGATACCGTCGCGCTTACCCCGAGCGTCGACTTCGCGGTGCGGCCGAGCCTGACCGAGCAGGTCCGCACCGTCGATGCGCCTTTGGTATTCGTCGGTCACGGGGTGAGCGATGCGCGGCTGGCCATCGACGACTATGCGGGGCTCGACGTTCGCGGAAAGATCGCGGTTGCCATCGAGGGCACCCCCGGCGGGCTTGCGAGCGAAGTGTCGGCGCATCTCAATTCGTACAAGCAGGCGACCGCCGCGGCCCATGGCGCCGCGGGGCTGATCGAGATTGCGAGCACAGGCAGCCGGCCGAACTTCAACCTGCTGTCCTATTACGACCGGCCCGTCATCGACTGGGTCGATCCGAGCGGCAAGACCAAGAGCCAGTCGACCAACCTCGGCCTCGTCGCTGCAATCTCAAGGAGCCTGGCCGACCGCATCTTCGCAACAGGCGGAAAGAACCTCCCGAAGATCCTGGCAACCGCAAACAAGCCTGGAGCGATGAAGGGGTTCGACCTGCCGGCCCGATTGAAGCTCAGCGACAAGATGGAATGGAAGGATCTCAGCAGCCCCGAGGTCATCGGCGTGCTTCCCGGCACCGACCCGGCGCTGAAGGACCAGTATGTCGTGCTGATGGGGCACCTCGACCACCTCGGCGTAAAGACTGCCGCCAAGCCGGGGGAAGATGGCATCTACAATGGCGCGCTCGACAATGCGGCGGGAGTCGCGACCATGCTGGAGGCAGCGCGCCAGTTCGTTGCCTCGGGCAAGCCGCCGCGCCGGTCGGTGCTGTTCATCGCCAACACCGGCGAGGAGAAGGGGCTTCGAGGAGCCGATTATTTCGCGGCCCACCCGACGGTTCCGTCGACCAGCATCGTCGGCCTTGTCGATCTCGACATGCCCCTCCTGCTCTATCCGTTCACCGACGTGATCGCATTCGGAGCCGAACATTCGACGGTGGCGAAGACGGTCGCCGAGGCTGCGAGCGCGATGGGAGTCGCGGTTTCGCCCGACCCGATGCCGGAAGAGACGATCTTCGTGCGGTCCGACCATTACCGCTTCGTCACCCGCGGCGTTCCGGCGATTCTGCTGATGACCGGCTTCGCCAATGGCGGCGCGCCGATCTGGAAGGACTTCCTGTCCAACGCCTATCACAAGCCCAATGACGACTTGAAGCAGCCGATCCTGTGGGACCAGGGTGCGCGCTATGCGGAGCTCAATTACCGCATATCGAGGGCGCTTGCGGACGCCGACCAGCGCCCCTTATGGTACCAAGGCGATTATTTCGGCGACACCTTCGCCCCCGGGCAGCCGCGGGCGGAGCGCTAG